A stretch of DNA from Yoonia sp. BS5-3:
TAGGGCTCGGATCCTGCGAATTTCTCGAACGCGAAGCGCGGGATTTTGGTGACGACATAGTCGATTGTCGGCTCAAAGGACGCAGGTGTGACGCCGGTGATGTCGTTGTCGAGCTCGTCCAGCGTGTAGCCCACGGCCAATTTCGCCGCGATCTTCGCGATGGGAAAGCCAGTGGCCTTGGAGGCCAGCGCGGAGGACCGCGACACGCGCGGGTTCATTTCGATCACGACCATGCGCCCGTCGGCGGGGTTAACCGCCCATTGCACGTTGGACCCGCCGGTTTCCACCCCGATTTCGCGCAGCACGTTGATGCTGTGCGTGCGCATAATCTGATATTCTTTGTCCGTCAGCGTCAGGGCCGGGGCGACGGTAATGCTGTCGCCGGTGTGCACGCCCATCGGGTCGACGTTTTCGATGGCGCAGACGATGATCGCGTTGTCGGCCTTGTCGCGCACGACCTCCATCTCAAACTCTTTCCAACCCAGCAGGCTTTCGTCGACGAGGATTTGGCCGACGGGTGAGGCATCCATGCCCGAGCGGCAGAAGAACTCGTATTCTTCGCGGTTATAGGCCACGCCGCCGCCGGTGCCGCCGAGGGTAAAGGCGGGGCGGATGATCGCAGGCAGGCCGATTTCCTCCAGCGCTTCCAAAGCGATTTTGACGCCTGCGTCCAGATCGCCATCGGGTGCGGTCACAATGGTGGCCTTGGGGTTTTCGATGCCGAGGCGGTCCATGGCTTCGCGGAACAGCTTGCGATCCTCGGCCATTTCAATGGCTTCGCGCTTGGCCCCGATCATTTCGACGTTGAACTTTTCCAAAACGCCCATGTCGGCAAGCGCCAGTGATGTGTTCAGACCGGTCTGACCGCCCATTGTGGGCAGCAGCGCATCGGGGCGTTCCTTTTCGATGATCTTGGCGACGACCTCGGGCGTGATCGGCTCAATATAGGTGGCGTCTGCAAGGCCTGGATCGGTCATGATCGTGGCCGGGTTCGAGTTGACAAGGATGACCCGGTAGCCTTCTTCGCGCAGCGCTTTGCAGGCCTGTGCACCGGAGTAATCAAACTCACAGGCTTGCCCGATAATAATTGGGCCCGCGCCGATGATCATGATCGACTGGATATCGCTACGCTTTGGCATGGCAGTGCCCCCTAATATGCAAATTGTTCTGCGTTATAGGGATGGCGCGTCTGGGTGCAAGCGACGTGGATCAAATTTCTAGAAATTTGATGCCCAGACCTTGCGTATTTTGCGCAGGTTGCAGCAGGAGGTTGACATGCGGCGGCCAACGGGGTGTATCGGACCGACTGATTGAACCCGTTGAGGATGATAAAATGCACGCCTATCGCAGCCATACCTGTGCCGATCTGACCGCCGCCAATGTCGGCGATACTGTCCGTTTGTCCGGCTGGGTCAATCGCGTGCGCGATCACGGCGGCATTTTGTTTATCGATTTGCGTGATCATTACGGGATTACGCAGGTACTGTGCGATCCGGATTCGGCGGCTTTTGCGGATGTGGAAAAGGTCCGGTCTGAATGGTGTATCCGCATCGATGGCGAGGTGAAGGCGCGGGACCCGGAACTGGTGAACCCCAAACTGCCCACCGGCGAGGTTGAGGTTTTCATTCGCGGAATTGAAGTTTTGGGTGCGGCCAAGGAACTGCCGCTGATGGTGTTCGGGGATCAGGAATACCCGGAGGAAACCCGCCTGAAGTACCGCTATCTGGACCTGCGTCGCGAGGCGATGCAGAACAACATGAAGCTGCGTTCGGACGTGGTGGCAGCCATGCGCCGCCGCATGTGGGACAGCGGGTTCCGCGAATATCAGACCCCCATTATTACGGCGTCTTCGCCGGAGGGCGCGCGCGATTTCTTGGTCCCGTCACGCCTGCACCCGGGTAAGTTCTATGCCTTGCCCCAGGCCCCGCAGCAGTTCAAGCAGCTGATCATGGTGTCTGGTTACGACAAATACTTCCAGATTGCCCCCTGTTTCCGCGATGAAGATCCGCGTGCTGACAGGTCGCCCACGGATTTTTATCAGCTGGACATGGAGATGTCCTTTGTTGAGCAGCAGGATGTATTTGACACGATCCAGCCGGTCATAGCCGGGATTTTCGAAGAGTTCGGCGGCGGTCGCAAGGTTGACCAGACGTGGGAGCAAATTTCCTATCGCGATGCCGCACTTTGGTACGGCTCTGACAAGCCGGACCTGCGCAACCCTATTAAAATGCAAGTGGTCTCTGACCACTTCCGCGGTTCTGGCTTTGCGATTTTCGCAAAGCTGTTGGAGCAAGAGGGCACCGAGGTGCGCGCCATTCCCGCCCCAACCGGTGGATCACGCAAATTTTGTGACCGGATGAACAGTTTTGCGCAAAAAGAAGGGTTGCCCGGCATGGGCTATATCTTCTGGCGTGAAAAGACCGCTGATGCGGTCGCCCAAGAGCTGGGTATTTCCGTGAAAGAGGCTCAGGCCAAGTTGAAATCTGGCGAGGTCGCAGGTGGCATGGAAGCCGCCGGTCCGCTGGCCAAGAACATTGGCCCCGAGCGTACCGAAGCCATTCGCCAGCAGCTGGGTCTGGGTCTGGGTGATGCGGCGTTTTTCCTGGGCGGCAAGCCGAAGGCCTTTGAACCTGTGGCGGGCCGTGCCCGGAATGTGATTGGCGAGGAATTGGGTCTGACCGATCTGAACCGCTTTGCCTTTGCCTGGATCGTGGATTTCCCGATTTACGAGCAGGATGAGGAAACCGGCAAGATCGATTTTGAACACAACCCGTTCTCCATGCCCCAAGGTGGGATGGAGGCCCTGCAAGGCGATCCGCTGAAGGTCCTTGGTTACCAGTATGATCTGGCCTGTAACGGGTATGAGCTGGTGTCGGGCGCCATTCGGAACCACCGCCCCGAGATCATGTTCAAGGCCTTTGAAATTGCCGGTTACGGCGAAGATGAGGTGAACAAGCGCTTTGGCGGCATGGTCAATGCGTTCCAATATGGCGCGCCGCCTCATGGTGGCTGTGCTGCGGGTATTGATCGGATCGTGATGTTGCTGGCCGATGCGTCGAATATTCGCGAGGTCATCATGTTCCCGATGAACCAACGTGCGGAAGATTTGATGATGGACGCCCCGTCAGAGCCGCAAAATGAACAATTGCGCGAGCTGCGCTTGCGCGTGTTGCCGCCCGAAAACTGATGTATCAGGCGGCGGTTCCCGTTGTCCGGCAAGCGCTTGATCAGGCGCTTGTCTTGCTGGATCATGCGACGCCGGATCAACTGGCCGCGCGGCTGCATCCCAACATGTTCGACTGTGCGACCCAGTTTCAATTGGT
This window harbors:
- the aspS gene encoding aspartate--tRNA ligase gives rise to the protein MHAYRSHTCADLTAANVGDTVRLSGWVNRVRDHGGILFIDLRDHYGITQVLCDPDSAAFADVEKVRSEWCIRIDGEVKARDPELVNPKLPTGEVEVFIRGIEVLGAAKELPLMVFGDQEYPEETRLKYRYLDLRREAMQNNMKLRSDVVAAMRRRMWDSGFREYQTPIITASSPEGARDFLVPSRLHPGKFYALPQAPQQFKQLIMVSGYDKYFQIAPCFRDEDPRADRSPTDFYQLDMEMSFVEQQDVFDTIQPVIAGIFEEFGGGRKVDQTWEQISYRDAALWYGSDKPDLRNPIKMQVVSDHFRGSGFAIFAKLLEQEGTEVRAIPAPTGGSRKFCDRMNSFAQKEGLPGMGYIFWREKTADAVAQELGISVKEAQAKLKSGEVAGGMEAAGPLAKNIGPERTEAIRQQLGLGLGDAAFFLGGKPKAFEPVAGRARNVIGEELGLTDLNRFAFAWIVDFPIYEQDEETGKIDFEHNPFSMPQGGMEALQGDPLKVLGYQYDLACNGYELVSGAIRNHRPEIMFKAFEIAGYGEDEVNKRFGGMVNAFQYGAPPHGGCAAGIDRIVMLLADASNIREVIMFPMNQRAEDLMMDAPSEPQNEQLRELRLRVLPPEN